In Fimbriimonadaceae bacterium, the genomic window GCGACAGCTTCGAGGGTCAACGGTATCTGCCATTGAAAGTCGTTGGGGCGTATGTCCCTGGCGGCAAAGCCGCATATCCCAGTTCCGTTTTGATGAACGCGATTCCGGCCCAGGTTGCCGGCGTCGACAGGATCGTTCTCACCACGCCGTGCCGATCGGACGGGCTGCTGCACCCGGGCGTCCTGGTCGCCGCACGCGAGCTTGGGATATCTGAACTGTTCAAGATTGGTGGCGCTGCCGCCATCGCCGCCATGACGTTTGGAACGGAGAGCATTCCGAGAGTTGACAAGATCGTTGGGCCTGGAAACCTCTTTGTGAACGAGGCAAAGCGCCAGCTCTGGGGAAGCGTCGGCCTTGACAGCTTCGCCGGTCCAAGCGAGGTCGCCGTCCTGGTCGATGGGACGGCCAACCCGAGGTGGGCGGCTGCAGACCTGCTCACCCAGATAGAACACAGCGACGACAACCGAGCATTCCTGGTGGCTTGGTCAGAGGACGTGCTTCAGGCGGTGCTGTCTGCCGTAGAGACTGAGTTGGTCCATGCGCCGCGGGCGGAGTCGATGCGGCGTGCCCTCGCCAACCATTCTCAAGCCATTTTGGCCGTCGACAAAGAGCAGGCAATCGACGTCCTCAACGCGATCGCCCCGGAGCACGCGTCGGTCATGACCGCCGATGCCGAGGCCGACGCCGTCCGCATCGACCATTGCGGGTGCGTCCTCATCGGCGACTGGACGCCTCAGTCCGCGGGCGACTTCGTCAGCGGCCCTTCCCATACGTTGCCGACATCTGGTGGAGCGCGGTTCGGAAGCCCCGTCAACATCCTCGACTTCATCAAGGTTCAGAGCATCAGCCGCTTGACCCAAGCCGACCTGGCCGAGCTGGTACCTGCCATTGAAGCGTTTGGCGAGATGGAAGGCTTTCCAAGCCACGCGCGCGGGGCAACCATTCGTCTCGAATAGCCGGATGAGTTAGAATCCTTCCGATGCCTCGAATCGGGTGGGTAGGACTGGGGACAATGGGTGCGCCCATGGCTGGCCATCTACTCACAAAGGGCCATGATCTCGTCGTCTGGAATCGCACCGCGACAAAGGCAGACGCTCTTGTCGCAGACGGAGCGTCGAGGGCAGAATCCCTAGCTGACCTGGCACCCTCCGCCGATCTTGTCATCCTGTGCGTCGGAACCACCGAGGACGTCGGAGAATGCCTCGCCGAGATGGCGCCTCACGCGAGGCCAGAAACTACCTTTGTCGATCACAGTACGATCTCGCCCGAAGGCGCCATCCGCTTCCACCGTGATCTAGGAGAGCGCGGCATGCGGTTCATCGACGCGCCGATCACCGGCGGATCGATGGGCGCGATCAATGGCACCCTCACCGTCTTTTGTGGCGGAGACGAGCGGGTCATCGAAACGGTCAAACCCGTTCTTGCCGCTTACAGCAAACGGGTCGAGCGAGTCGGTGGACCGGGATCCGGCCAGACCATGAAAGCAGCGAACCAGATCGCGGTAGCCGGTGCGCTGCTTGGCCTCTGTGAGTCCCTTGCTTTTGCCGCCAATGCTGGTCTCGACCTCAGCCAGACACGCGACCTTCTTTCGGGCGGCGCTGCAGGAAGCTGGGCCTTCGAGAATTACGGACCAAAAATCTTGAACTCCGACTGGTCTCCCGGCTTTTCCGTTAAGAACCAGCGTAAGGATCTTCGCTACTGCCTGGAAGCGGCTACCGACCAGAGGATGGAGTTGCCCGGTACGGCTCTCGTCGACGAGCTTCTCGCGACGCTCAGCGCAGAGGGCCGTGGTGAGGAAGCGACGGCCGCTCTCTTCGAGGTTCTTCGGCGGAGAAAACGGCGGTGAGCCTCGCAGTCGAAATGCGGGGAGTAAGGAAGGGCTTTGGCTCCACCTGCGCGCTCGATGGTGTCGACCTTCTCGTCCAGCCGGCTACCGCCCACGCGATTGTCGGCGAAAACGGAGCGGGAAAAACGACGCTCATGAAGATCCTTTATGGCTCGTACCGGCCGGACGGGGGAACGATTTCCGTGCTCGGGGAGTCGGCGTCCTTCCTTAAGCCGCAAGACGCGATCGACCGCGGCATCGGGATGGTGTCCCAGCACTACAGCATCATTGGTGAGCTCACGTGCCTTGAGAACCTCATCCTCGGGGCGGAAGGCGGCGCCGTGCTGCGGACCAGGGAGCTGCAGGATCGGGCAGAGGGCCTGGCCCGTAAGATGGGCTTCTCCTTTGACTGGAACCAGCCTGCATCGCAACTTGGACCGGCCGGAAGTCAAAAGCTCGAGATACTCAAGCTGCTCTGGCGCGACTCCAAGATCATGATCCTGGATGAGCCGACGGCCATGCTCTCCCCATCCGACGCCGAGGCCCTATTTGCCAGTCTTCGCGACTTGCTTGCCGAAGGTCGGACGATTCTCCTTGTCACCCACCGCCTGCCCGAAGTGATGGACTTCTGCCACGACGTTACCGTCCTTAGACGCGGGAAGCTCGTCGCCAGTACCGCTACGAAGGAAACGGACGCAAGGCAATTGGCAGAGATGATTGTCGGGCATACGATCGCTGCGCCCCTCCCGTCACCACGCCAACCCTCGCCCGTCCTCTTGGATGTTCGGTCTCTAACGGTAAGGGACCACCGGGAGCACGAGGCCGTTCAGCAGGCGACGTTCCAGGTCGAAGCGGGTGAGGTCGTGGGCATTGCCGGCGTCGATGGCAACGGCCAACGGGAGCTGGTTCACGGCATTCTCGGCCTTGTTCCCGCCATGGGCGAGATTTCCCTTGCCGGAGAAAGGATCGAAACCTGGACAACCAAGCAGCGGCTCTTGGCAGGCATCCGCGTCATCCCGGAGGATCGCCATGACGAAGCGATCGTGGAAGATTGGAGCCTGACCGAAAACGCAGGGCTTGGCCTGCAGATGATCGAGCCGATCCGACAAGGATCCAATCTCGCCACTGGCCGGCTCCACGAGATCGCCAAGCGCGCAAGTGAGCTGTTCGAGACTCGTTTCGCCAGCCTTAGTCAACCCATTCGCGGGCTCTCTGGGGGTAATCAGCAGCGATACGTGGCTGGTCGCGCGTTGCAGCTTGAACCGCTGCTGTTGCTCGCCTTTCAGCCGGCGCGCGGGCTGGACATCGACGCGACCCAAAGGCTGTATGAGACCATTCGCGAAACATGCCGCCGCACGGGAATGGGAGCAATCCTCATCTGTTTCGACATCGACGAGCTGCTGACCTTTGCCGACCGTATCCTCGTCCTTAACTGCGGCCGGCTCTCTGCGCTGCCACAGGGCCGAGAGTTCGACCGGCAAGAGATCGGCCGCATGATGGTGGGAGCGGCTTGAATTTCCGGCTCATTGCCCTGATCCTGTCCCTCTTTGCCCTCGTGATTCTGGTCCTCAGCTGGTCCGGGTTTGCACCAGCTGACGTGTTTGGCGAGCTGTTTCGCGGGGCGTTTGGCTCGGCACGAGCGTGGACCGGAACCCTTCGCGAAACCACCCCGTTACTGATCGCCGGCATCGCGGTCTTTCTCGCCCTCCAGGCCGGCTTGTTCAACATCGGCATCGAGGGTCAATTCGTTGTGGGCGCGCTTACCGCAAGCGTCATCGGGCTGAGTCTGCCTGGACCGCTCGGGGCTGTCACCGGCATGGTGGGAGGGATTATGGCTGGCGCACTTTGGGCGTTTCCCGCTGGCTGGATCAAGGCCTATCGTGGTGGCCACGAGGTGATTTCCACGATCATGCTCAACAACATCGCCGGCTTCTTGACAATCGGCCTGGTCGCGGGTCCGCTGAAGGCTCCGGGCCAGTCCAGCCCGTCCACCGGAACCCTGTCTCCAGAGACAATGGCGCCTTACCTCATCGACCAGCCGCCTCTGCGTATTCACTCCGCCCTGGTCCTCGGGTTGGTGGGGGTTGGCGTACTGGCTTGGTTTCTCAGGCGACGAGTCGCCGGGTTCGAACTGCGCGCGGTTGGATCCAACCCAATTGCCGCCCGATTTGCGGGAGTGGATGCCAGAAAAGTGACGCTGATGGCGATGGTCTGCTCCGGTGCCATCGGGGGTCTGGCAGGAAGCCTTCAGGTCATCGCGTTCGAAGGCAGGTTCTATCAAGGCTTTTCGCCTGGCTATGGATTCGATGCCCTCGGCGTCGCCCTCCTCGCCGGGAGCTCCGCCTGGGCCCTCGTACCGAGCGCGCTCCTCTTTGGCGCGCTTAGCAAGGGCATCACTTTTGTTTCTGCCACGCTCAGCATCCCGCGCGGATTAGGCGGCATCCTCCTCGGTTTGCTTATCATCGGCTTTGCCGCCTACCGATACCGGAGGACCGATTCGGTTGGATAGCCTGCTCGCTTTCCTTGGCGCGGTAATCGCCTTGACCGCGCCGCTTGCGCTGGCCGCTCTTGGTGGGCTCGCCAGCGAACGATCGGGCATTGTCAACATCGCTCTCGAGGGACTTATGCTCGCGGCAGCTTGTGCGACCGCGATCGCCGGCATCGTGCTGCAAAGCGCTTGGGTCGGGCTCGGCGTCGGCGTCACCGCAGCGATTCTGCTTGCATGGGTGCACGTCGTCCTGACGCAGCAGTTTCGCATCGACCATATTGTCAGCGGCATGGGTATCAACGCCATCGCGATCGGTGGCACCAACTTCGCCTGGAGCCGCGTCACTAGCGCTGGGTCGGAAACCAAGGCGGTGATGTTCGGTACCACGCCCTACTACATCCTTGCCGCCACGCTTCCGGCGATCGCTGCATGGGCACTACTTCGAACACGATTCGGACTTCGGCTCAACGCCGTGGGCAACGCACCGGATAAGGCCGAGCAAATGGGGGTCAGCATCAGTAAGGTTCGCTTTGGAGCGCTGACGGCGTGCGGTCTCCTTTGCGGCCTGTCGGGAGCCCTCATCGCATCAAATGCCGGCACTTTCACCGACAACATGACGGCCGGTCGAGGCTTTATCGCACTGGCCGCCCTTATTCTCGGCGGTTGGCGTCCGCTTCCCGCTCTCGCGGCATGTGCGCTGTTTGGCACGTTCGACGCCCTTCAGCTGCAATTCCAGGGTACACAAATGATCGGCGCCAAAATTCCGTCTCAAGTATGGAACGCGGTGCCCTATGCGGTGACCCTGATCGCGCTTGCCGGATTTCTCGGCCGCGCCAAGCCACCCGCCGCTCTAGGAAAAACATGATTGCAGCTTTTGCCGGACTCCTATTGACGGTTGCGCCTGCCGATGTGGCGGACCGAGCCGCCCAAGCCCACGATCGGCTCTTGCGCTTCAATGCGACGGTAATAGGCCGCCATGCTACGAAGGACAAGCAGCATCGCCAAGTTGTGTGGGATCTCCAAGTAGCCAGACCCGACCGGGTCCGTATCGCCCAACAAATCATCACGGGCAGACAACCTTACAACCGGTCGATCATCGTCAATGGCAGCCGCCTGATGATCATCGACGACAAGCTCCGACAGTACACCGAGCAGCCCGTCAAAGGAAAGACGCTGGCAGAAAAGCTCAAGCGGGTAGGAACGCCGCTCGACGATCTCGTCGTAGCCGTGCTCGACGAGGGCGGCATCAAGAAGTTTATCGAGGGCGCCCGTAAGAAATACAAACTGCGGACCGAGCGGAATGCGATGCGGAGCGACAAGTACACGATAGCCTTCGATTCCCGCACCGGCTACCTCCAGTCGATACTCCAGTATTCCGGTACGGATATCTACTCGTGGAACTTGGGTGTCTCGGGCAGTCCGCCCGAATCAGCCTTCCTGCCTCCGGCCAACTATGCCAAGGTCAAGAGGTTTAAGGAGTCCCCGGCACCGTCTGCGACCGACTCCAAGACCAAGAGCGAGCTGGCCAAGGTACTCAATTTCTACGATCGGGACCGAAACCTGACCTATTCCACCAGCGGAACCCTCGGCACCACCAAGGCATGGGTGACCAGCAAGGGCCAAGCGCGCGAATCGGCTGGTGGCTGGGAGTGGTCGTTCAGCAAGGGAAACCTGACGGTCCGCTCATCTCGAAAAAAGCAGTTTTTTACGGGCAAGGCCACCCCTGGCCAGTTGGAATCCAAGCTCGCAAGGATCGGCGGGGTTCGGACTCCGATGCTGACCGATTTGGTCAAAGGCAAGAACCCGATTCGCCGCTGGATCGGCGCGGATTTCAGAGTCAGTCATGCGGGCACGCTCAAAATCGGCAAAGATCAAGTTGGCATCCTCCGGTCCGAATCCAAGGACCTGCGAATTTCGCTGCAGTACCGAACGAAGGATGGCGCCGTAACCCAGGTTACGGTCGAGTCGATCGAGAGGTCGGGCCGCTCTCGACTCACCAGTCAAACGAATTTCACCTACTCCGGCATCGGAGCTCCCATTGCGGCGAGCCAATTCAGCATGCCTAAGCCAGTTGGCTATGCCTCGCTGCCACTGAGCCGACTTTAGGGGACGCTGCTATCGCTTCGCCGGTTTAGGCGTCGTAATACTCGCGCAAGCGGCAATAATGAGAACAGGAGCTCGAACCATGAAAGCGCTAACGTGGATCGTCGTGGGTGCCTCTTTGGCCATCGTTGGATGCGGAGGTAACTCTGACAACACCGGACCCAACAACTTCGGCAATCGTTACAATCGGGAAGATCGCGCAAACGGAGCCGGCGGCACGAAGAATGGCTCGGGCGACCCGGCAATGCAGGCCATGATAACCAAGATCTCGACTGGCAACCGCGAATTCGCGATTCGATTGGCGAAGCAGCTGGGCAGTTCGACCACGGCCAACCTTGGGTTCGCGCCTTACAGCATTTCGCAGGCGCTCCAAATGGCCGCCGCCGGCGCAAACAGTTCGACCGAGCAGGAGATGGCGAAGGCGATTAATGTCAATAACTTGCAGGCCAGCGACCGCGCCATTGCTGCCAACGAGCTCGCCGGCAAGCTCAAGGACGCCGATCCGGCCGTCCAGTTCGATACTGCCAATTCGGTATGGATCGCGACCGGCTTTCCTATCCGCTCCGACTACCTGAAGGAAGTCTCCGAAAAGTTTCAGGCGAAGGTGTCCGAGGTGGACTTCTCCCAACCGGAAACCCCCGCCACCATCAACAACTGGGTCAAAGAGGCAACCAAGGACAAGATCGATTCCATCGTGCCCGAGAAGATCGAACCGAACGTCCGCATGTACTTGATTAACGCGGTGTACTTCAAGGGTAAATGGTCCACCCCATTCGAGAAGGAAGCGACGACCGAACAGGATTTCATCAAGGCTGACGGGTCCGCCGTCAAAGCGCCATTAATGCGGCGCAACGGAATGATGAAAACCTACGAGTCGGATGACCTTCGCGGCGTCTGGCTGCCGTATGGCAGCGACCGTTTCGGCATGGCCGTATTGGTACCGAAGGACGGCAAGTCCGTATCTTCCGTCCTCGACGGGCTCAATCTCAAGACTTGGCGAACCCTTGAACAAGGAGCCAAGACGCAGCAGGCCATGATCGTATTGCCTCGGTTCGAGGTCGGATCCAGCATCGATTTGAAGCAGCCGCTCGAAGCCCTCGGCATGAAGCAGGCCTTCGTCGCCGATCAAGCCGACTTCAGCCGCATGCGCTCGGAGAAAGACCTCTTCATCACAGCCGTCCGGCACAAGGCCGTTATCAAGGTTGATGAGGAGGGAACCGAGGCTGCCGGCGCTACGGGAGTAGAAGTCGGCGTGACTTCGATCCCACAGTACTTTGAGGTCGTAGCCAACAAGCCCTTCGTCTTTCTGATCTTCGACGGCCAAACGGAGACCATCCTGTTCGGCGGGATCGTCAACGATCCGACTAAAAAGGACTAGGGTCCACTTAGGTATTCGAGATAGCGTTGTTGAGACTCGTTCTCGTGTTGTTCCTGCCGCACGAGACCGAGTCCCTCGGCAAATGTCGACTTGAGAACCAGCTTCTTGGTCGGCAAGTCGATCGTGAGAACAACGGCGATGCCGCGCAACTGTCTTCCTCCCAGTGCGACCTTCGACGGCGATTGATCCAGAACGGCCGTGGCTTCCACCGAACGGTTGGCGGCAGTAATGATTCCTGACCAGCTCAATCTACGATCCTCCGGTTGAAGCACCAGGATCGGAATCGGCGGGGAATACGTGGTTCCGGCGAGGTTCTCGGCCAGGACCTTGCCATCCTTGACGGCCAGGCGTGAGTATCCCATCGCTCCACCGAGTTCATAGCCGGACACTCCGGCAACCGAGAGCTCACGGGTGACCGCAACGTCTTCCACGCGGCTCAACAAACCCGAGCGGATGGCGTAGGTCCACCGCGCCTCGCGTGATATCGGGAAGTAAGAAGTCTGAGGGCGGTCGCAGGCCACCCCGAAGAAAAGGACTCCGGCCAACCACCCGGTTCGCTTTACGTCACCGCCTCCAGCTTGGCAAAACTTTGCAAGAGCTTCTTAACGCCCGTAACGCCCGGAAAGGCAACCGTAACTTCGGCGTCATTCTTCACCGGGTTACACGAGATGACGACACCTAGCCCGAACTTGGTATGCCTAACCCGGTCACCAACGTTGAACGGTGGTTTCCAGGCCGACCTCGACGGCGCCTCTCGCCGAGGCTCGACGATCGCGTATTCGCCGCTGCGGCTCGGTCGAACTTGAGTGAGACCCCTGGGAGCGATCGTAGTCTCCGGCAGAAGGGTGGATGTGAGCTCAGGCGGAATATCATCCAAAAACCTTGAACGCCGATTAAAGGAAGGCTGGCCGAATATGGCGCGGCGGGAGGCGTGCAGCATGTGAAGCTCTTGGCGAGCTCGCGTCATGCCGACATAGCAGAGCCGGCGTTCTTCCTCAAGCTCGCTTTCCGAAGTGAGCGATCGAGAGTGGGGGAATACCCCCTCTTCCAGTCCCACCATGTAGACCACCGGAAACTCCAAACCCTTGGCCGTGTGCAACGTCATCAGGGTCACGGCATCGCCACCGTTTTGCAGCGTATCGGCATCGCTGAGCAGCGCAACCTGCTCCAGAAACTCACCCAGGCTGGGCTCCTCTTCGGCAGTCTGGTCATATTGCCCGGTTACGTTGAGCAGCTCTTGGAGGTTTTCAAGCCGGCTTATCGACTCCTCCGAGTTCTCGGCCCGCAGCTCGTCCAAGTAGCCGCTCCGGTTCATGATGTGGCGCAGCACGGGCGTAACCTGCCCCCTCTGAGACATTTCCCCTGCCTCCTGCACGATGGCGACAAAGGTCCGGACGCCTTCCAGGGTCCGCCTTGTCAACCGATTTTGGAAGTCCTGGGTCGCCATCGCCTCGAACTGGCTGATCCCCATCGAAGCCGCCACCTCGGCAAGGGTCGCGATCGCAGTGTTTCCGATGCCGCGTGAAGGAACGTTGATCACACGTTTGAGCGAAATCTCGTCGCGCGGATTCAGCGCAAGTCGAAGATAGGCGATCATGTCGCGAATCTCCTTACGCTCGTAGAACCGGACGCCCCCAACCAGCACGTGAGGAATCCTCAGGGTCAGAAACACCTCTTCCATCACCCGCGACTGGGCGTTGGTTCGGTAGAGGACGGCGAAATCCTTCCACGTGCGACGCCTGCTTCTCACCTCCCGCGTAACCGTGTCCGCGACGAGCATCGCTTCGTCTTGCTCGGTGCCCGCTTCAGACACCGATATCGGGACCCCCTCGTCGTTGGCCGTCCAGAGCTTCTTGTCCGCGCGAGACCGGTTGTGGCGGATGACTTCGTAGGCAGCCTCCAGGATCCTCTGCGTCGATCGGTAGTTCTGAGCCAAGGTAATGACTTTGGCGTCCGGATAATCCGAACTAAACCGAAGGATGAGGGACACGTCGGCGCCGCGCCAGGCATAGATGCTCTGATCGTCGTCACCCACGATGGTGATGTTGCGGTGTTTGGCGCCGAGAAGCTGAATGAGCTTGTATTGGGCCGGATTCACGTCTTGGAACTCGTCGACCAGACAATGCAGAAAGCGCTCCTGATACTGCTCGCGCACGAGCTGCGAACTCTCCAGGAGCTCCACCGACTTCTGAATCATGTCATCGAAGTCGAGACCGTTGTTCTGCGCCAGTGCCAGTTGGTACTGCGGGAAGATCTCGGCAAGGATCCGTTCGAAGAATCCGGTGGCCTCCTTTCGATATTGCTCTGGAGTATAAAGCCGTTCTTTCGCCCAGCTGATCTGGGAAAGGACCGCCCTCGGCTGAATCGATTTGTCGTCGAGGTTCTTCTTCTTGAGGAGATCCTTCACCACCGCGATCTGGTCATCGTCGTCGAAAATGACAAAGTTACGGTCGATCCCGATGGCCTCGCCGCTGATACGCAGCAGTCGACCGCAAATCGAGTGAAACGTTCCAACCCAGAGCGACCTGACCTGGTCCCCGACCAGCCCTTCCAGGCGCTCCTTGAGCTCGCGCGCGGCTTTGTTGGTAAAGGTAACCGCCAGGATGCGGTAAGCCGATACTCCGTTAGAGATCAAATGCGCGATGCGGTAGGTAATCACCCGGGTCTTCCCGGACCCTGCGCCGGCGAAAATCACCAAAGGTCCTCCCGCGTATCCGACCGCGGACGCTTGTTCGGGATTGAGCGAGGTGGTCTCCACCGAGGGGGGCATTGGGTGTATTATGACGATGGATTGCGAGCCACGCAGGGTGTAACATGCCGTCTCGCGATTGCGTCTAGACAGGTACGAGCGCACCAGTGCGCGGAGACAAATTGACGATGAAACGGTTGTTCGTTATTGCCATGACGGTCGCGTTGAGCGCGATCACCTTTGCCCAAGCGCCATTTACGATCGTAAGACCCGCCGATGGCGCCAAGGTTCGCGAGACGGTTGCCATCCGCTTCCCCAAGAACAGCATTCCCGATCGCGGTTATGTGGGAATTTACGTGAACGGCAAGTTTCTGGAAGCGACCGTTCCTCAAGTGAGCGGCGACTTCGCGATTTACTACCTCGATACGAAGGCGAAGAAGATTCCCGACGGCCCGACCACCATCGAAGCCGTCCTATATCAGGATATGGACTCCAAGACCGTGGTCCAGCAAAAGTCCTCGATCAAGGTTGATCTCGGCAACTCCTCGACGATCAAGGTGCCGAACGATGGCCTCTTGCTCCGGTACAAGTTCAAGCCGGGCAGCGAGTTCTTCTATAAGGTCGAAACCCGCGCTTCCTACGCCACGATCACCGAGGCCCAGCTGAAGCTGGGCGGTCGCGCAGCCGAGCTACCGATCGAATCCGACAATATGCGACTTCTGTACGCGATCGACGACGCTTTCAAGTCCCAGAGCGGACGACAGGGCCTCGTTCGCGTGCAAGCCTTCCCACCGCGCAATTCCAAGGGTCAGCAGTCCGAATACGCATGGCTGACGACCGAAGAGGGCCGGACGCGATTCCACGAGGACGACATGGTCTCGCTCTACATGCGCCTGACCGATACCGG contains:
- the hisD gene encoding Histidinol dehydrogenase is translated as MSLMPVVRLAAGDSLAGRFHRTVDDVVRVSVEETIRDVRERGDEAVLDHARRFDCPSLSQIAVSEGELESASIAAHLVNAIRFSSARVRKFHQHQIRWLLPDHDPLWGWSWRVAASLDAEAGDSFEGQRYLPLKVVGAYVPGGKAAYPSSVLMNAIPAQVAGVDRIVLTTPCRSDGLLHPGVLVAARELGISELFKIGGAAAIAAMTFGTESIPRVDKIVGPGNLFVNEAKRQLWGSVGLDSFAGPSEVAVLVDGTANPRWAAADLLTQIEHSDDNRAFLVAWSEDVLQAVLSAVETELVHAPRAESMRRALANHSQAILAVDKEQAIDVLNAIAPEHASVMTADAEADAVRIDHCGCVLIGDWTPQSAGDFVSGPSHTLPTSGGARFGSPVNILDFIKVQSISRLTQADLAELVPAIEAFGEMEGFPSHARGATIRLE
- the pcrA_1 gene encoding ATP-dependent DNA helicase PcrA, which codes for MPPSVETTSLNPEQASAVGYAGGPLVIFAGAGSGKTRVITYRIAHLISNGVSAYRILAVTFTNKAARELKERLEGLVGDQVRSLWVGTFHSICGRLLRISGEAIGIDRNFVIFDDDDQIAVVKDLLKKKNLDDKSIQPRAVLSQISWAKERLYTPEQYRKEATGFFERILAEIFPQYQLALAQNNGLDFDDMIQKSVELLESSQLVREQYQERFLHCLVDEFQDVNPAQYKLIQLLGAKHRNITIVGDDDQSIYAWRGADVSLILRFSSDYPDAKVITLAQNYRSTQRILEAAYEVIRHNRSRADKKLWTANDEGVPISVSEAGTEQDEAMLVADTVTREVRSRRRTWKDFAVLYRTNAQSRVMEEVFLTLRIPHVLVGGVRFYERKEIRDMIAYLRLALNPRDEISLKRVINVPSRGIGNTAIATLAEVAASMGISQFEAMATQDFQNRLTRRTLEGVRTFVAIVQEAGEMSQRGQVTPVLRHIMNRSGYLDELRAENSEESISRLENLQELLNVTGQYDQTAEEEPSLGEFLEQVALLSDADTLQNGGDAVTLMTLHTAKGLEFPVVYMVGLEEGVFPHSRSLTSESELEEERRLCYVGMTRARQELHMLHASRRAIFGQPSFNRRSRFLDDIPPELTSTLLPETTIAPRGLTQVRPSRSGEYAIVEPRREAPSRSAWKPPFNVGDRVRHTKFGLGVVISCNPVKNDAEVTVAFPGVTGVKKLLQSFAKLEAVT
- the glxR gene encoding 2-hydroxy-3-oxopropionate reductase, yielding MGAPMAGHLLTKGHDLVVWNRTATKADALVADGASRAESLADLAPSADLVILCVGTTEDVGECLAEMAPHARPETTFVDHSTISPEGAIRFHRDLGERGMRFIDAPITGGSMGAINGTLTVFCGGDERVIETVKPVLAAYSKRVERVGGPGSGQTMKAANQIAVAGALLGLCESLAFAANAGLDLSQTRDLLSGGAAGSWAFENYGPKILNSDWSPGFSVKNQRKDLRYCLEAATDQRMELPGTALVDELLATLSAEGRGEEATAALFEVLRRRKRR
- the rbsA gene encoding Ribose import ATP-binding protein RbsA — encoded protein: MSLAVEMRGVRKGFGSTCALDGVDLLVQPATAHAIVGENGAGKTTLMKILYGSYRPDGGTISVLGESASFLKPQDAIDRGIGMVSQHYSIIGELTCLENLILGAEGGAVLRTRELQDRAEGLARKMGFSFDWNQPASQLGPAGSQKLEILKLLWRDSKIMILDEPTAMLSPSDAEALFASLRDLLAEGRTILLVTHRLPEVMDFCHDVTVLRRGKLVASTATKETDARQLAEMIVGHTIAAPLPSPRQPSPVLLDVRSLTVRDHREHEAVQQATFQVEAGEVVGIAGVDGNGQRELVHGILGLVPAMGEISLAGERIETWTTKQRLLAGIRVIPEDRHDEAIVEDWSLTENAGLGLQMIEPIRQGSNLATGRLHEIAKRASELFETRFASLSQPIRGLSGGNQQRYVAGRALQLEPLLLLAFQPARGLDIDATQRLYETIRETCRRTGMGAILICFDIDELLTFADRILVLNCGRLSALPQGREFDRQEIGRMMVGAA